One window of Helicobacter sp. MIT 99-5507 genomic DNA carries:
- a CDS encoding ATP phosphoribosyltransferase regulatory subunit has product MTLGYEIPQGSKIHFGTSAKIKRDIELKAVDIFYKNGFEEISTPSFSFSNDNKVSRNTIRISSNNNKQMILRNDNTTDVIKIIHRHLGDISHKKWFYIQPFYSYPSAEINQIGAEFLNKDSLGNLLCVAVSIFLELKIEPILQISNMNIPRLCAKEENLDIEIFSRTNIDSILKSASYFAPLVSIQTKQDLISYIKIAPSFLKSELENLLHIASCCHYENTIFSPLYYSPNGYYDSLFFRMFDGNKVLLLGGRYEIDEIKSCGFAIYTNDVVDYILNKVGE; this is encoded by the coding sequence TTGACTTTAGGCTATGAAATACCACAGGGTAGTAAAATACATTTTGGAACTAGTGCTAAGATTAAACGAGATATAGAACTAAAGGCAGTTGATATTTTTTATAAAAATGGATTTGAAGAGATTTCAACACCTAGTTTTAGTTTTAGTAATGATAATAAAGTGTCAAGAAATACCATTAGAATAAGCTCTAATAACAATAAACAAATGATTTTAAGAAATGATAATACAACAGATGTCATAAAAATCATACATAGGCATTTAGGCGATATTAGCCACAAAAAATGGTTTTATATACAGCCATTTTATTCATATCCAAGTGCAGAGATTAATCAAATTGGTGCAGAGTTTTTAAATAAAGATTCTTTAGGAAATCTTTTGTGTGTCGCAGTCAGTATTTTTTTAGAATTAAAAATAGAGCCAATTTTGCAAATTTCAAACATGAATATCCCTAGACTTTGTGCAAAAGAAGAGAATCTTGATATAGAAATATTTTCTAGGACAAATATTGATAGCATTTTAAAATCTGCATCATATTTTGCTCCTTTAGTATCAATACAAACAAAACAAGATCTCATATCTTATATCAAAATAGCACCTAGTTTTTTAAAAAGTGAATTAGAAAATCTACTTCATATAGCTAGTTGTTGCCATTATGAAAATACTATATTTTCTCCGCTTTATTATTCACCAAATGGCTATTATGATAGTTTATTTTTTAGAATGTTTGATGGAAATAAAGTATTGCTTCTTGGTGGAAGATATGAGATTGATGAGATTAAATCATGTGGATTTGCAATTTATACAAATGATGTGGTTGATTATATTTTAAATAAGGTTGGTGAATGA
- the pseB gene encoding UDP-N-acetylglucosamine 4,6-dehydratase (inverting), translating into MLNKIDNKTILITGGTGSFGREFVKTLLQKYNPKKIIIYSRDELKQYEMALQFNDKRMRYFIGDVRDFKRLLSALNGVDVCIHAAALKQVPIAEYNPMECIKTNINGASNVIESCLQMKVSDIIALSTDKAANPINLYGATKLCSDKLFVSANNIKGALNSRFSVVRYGNVIGSRGSVVPFFKQLKQESAEFIPITDERMTRFFITLKEGVEFVLKSLERMQGGEIFVPKIPSVKITTLAKAIAPEIPHKIIGIRPGEKLHEIMIPRDDSRLCFEFEDFYIIKPSINFTSNINYSLTMLGESGVAVCDDFEYSSNTNTKWLSQIELESLL; encoded by the coding sequence TTGCTAAATAAAATTGATAACAAAACTATACTAATAACAGGCGGCACTGGCAGTTTTGGCAGGGAATTTGTCAAAACATTATTGCAAAAATATAATCCAAAAAAAATTATTATTTATAGTCGTGATGAATTAAAGCAATATGAAATGGCATTGCAGTTTAATGATAAAAGAATGAGATATTTTATAGGCGATGTAAGAGATTTTAAAAGATTGCTTAGTGCTTTAAATGGAGTAGATGTTTGTATTCATGCAGCAGCCCTAAAGCAAGTCCCTATCGCAGAATACAATCCAATGGAATGTATAAAGACAAATATCAATGGTGCTAGCAATGTAATAGAATCTTGTTTGCAGATGAAAGTAAGTGATATTATAGCTTTAAGCACAGATAAGGCTGCAAATCCAATTAATTTATATGGAGCTACAAAACTATGCAGTGATAAGCTTTTTGTTAGTGCTAATAATATCAAAGGTGCTCTAAATTCAAGATTTAGTGTTGTTAGATATGGCAATGTTATTGGTAGTAGGGGGAGTGTAGTGCCATTTTTCAAACAATTAAAACAAGAAAGTGCAGAGTTTATACCGATTACAGATGAACGAATGACAAGATTTTTTATCACACTAAAAGAAGGTGTAGAGTTTGTATTAAAATCATTAGAAAGAATGCAAGGTGGAGAGATATTTGTGCCTAAGATTCCAAGTGTGAAAATCACCACTCTAGCAAAAGCTATTGCTCCAGAGATTCCACATAAGATAATAGGTATTCGTCCAGGGGAAAAACTGCATGAGATAATGATACCTAGAGATGATTCTAGGCTTTGTTTTGAATTTGAAGATTTTTATATAATAAAACCTAGTATCAATTTTACTTCAAATATAAATTATTCTTTGACTATGTTAGGTGAAAGTGGCGTAGCTGTATGTGATGATTTTGAATATAGTAGCAATACAAATACAAAGTGGCTATCTCAAATTGAATTAGAGTCGCTTCTTTAG
- the mrdA gene encoding penicillin-binding protein 2 codes for MDIRYKIVINIVALVFLIILARLYFLSIVSHEKYEKEARHNIIRTEMLVPARGQILDRNNQPLAINSLGYSISLSPYLGRKKNLDTLDKEISKIVSLLPNLDAKQLKDDYMNSYSSYNHNYIKVANYIPYEEMYKAYTILTQSDNIKVSNAIKRYYPNDSLASHIIGYIGSANDDDIKKDESLKFIGLVGKSGLERYYNDFLQGELGYIKTKVDVLNQTVEVIDENLANKRHDMTLGIDIRLQKTLDSEFDGKAGAAIVMDAHSGEILSAGSYPEYNLNYFIDGISNKQWSELINSPNNPFLNKMINGTYPPGSVIKMGVGLSFLEFAGINEHTIIDTPAYLEVGNRKFRDWKVGGHGSADLIKALRRSVDVYFYKLSQKIGDEKMASTLSTMGFGEKTGVDLPNESSGILPTKEWKLTNRGMPWLIGDTIITSIGQGLFLATPMQVARYTALLATAKLPTPHFVKKLGDEEVIFEAQDVLSDFQKSKLSSIALGMYQVCNEKDGTAYKVTLSSPIPLACKTGTAQVVGIPQDIINRIPESQMEYYHRSHAWITAFLPYKNPKYVITILVEHGGSSGRATGPIITNIVKKMNELGYFKNNNMDIKN; via the coding sequence ATGGATATTCGATATAAAATAGTTATTAATATTGTTGCTTTAGTATTTTTGATAATATTAGCTAGATTGTATTTTTTATCAATAGTATCACATGAAAAATATGAAAAAGAAGCAAGACATAATATAATAAGAACAGAGATGTTAGTGCCTGCTCGTGGTCAGATTCTCGATAGAAATAATCAACCTCTTGCTATAAATTCATTGGGTTATTCAATATCACTTAGTCCATATTTAGGTAGAAAAAAAAATCTTGATACTTTAGACAAAGAAATATCAAAAATTGTATCTTTATTGCCAAATCTTGATGCAAAGCAGCTAAAAGATGACTATATGAATTCATATTCCTCTTATAATCATAACTACATAAAGGTAGCAAATTATATCCCATATGAAGAGATGTATAAAGCATATACAATACTTACTCAAAGTGACAATATCAAAGTGAGCAATGCTATAAAAAGATACTATCCAAATGATTCTTTGGCATCACATATTATTGGATATATAGGCTCTGCAAATGATGATGATATAAAAAAAGATGAAAGTTTAAAATTTATAGGATTGGTTGGCAAGAGTGGTTTAGAGCGATATTATAATGATTTTTTGCAAGGTGAATTAGGTTATATAAAAACAAAAGTTGATGTTTTAAATCAAACGGTTGAAGTAATTGATGAGAATCTAGCAAATAAAAGACATGATATGACGCTTGGTATTGATATAAGATTGCAAAAAACACTTGATAGCGAGTTTGATGGCAAGGCAGGAGCGGCTATTGTGATGGATGCGCATAGTGGTGAGATTCTATCTGCTGGTAGCTATCCAGAATACAATCTAAACTATTTTATTGATGGTATATCAAATAAGCAATGGAGTGAGCTTATAAATAGTCCAAATAATCCATTTTTAAACAAAATGATTAATGGAACATATCCTCCCGGAAGTGTTATAAAAATGGGAGTTGGACTATCATTTTTGGAGTTTGCAGGAATTAATGAACATACAATTATTGATACACCTGCATATTTAGAAGTTGGAAATAGAAAATTTAGAGATTGGAAAGTAGGTGGTCATGGAAGTGCAGATTTAATAAAAGCCTTAAGAAGAAGTGTAGATGTATATTTTTATAAACTTAGTCAAAAAATAGGTGATGAAAAGATGGCTTCTACACTCTCAACTATGGGTTTTGGAGAAAAAACTGGAGTTGATTTACCAAATGAATCTAGTGGAATCTTGCCTACAAAAGAATGGAAACTCACAAATAGAGGTATGCCATGGCTAATTGGTGATACAATTATTACTTCAATAGGACAAGGTTTATTTTTAGCAACACCTATGCAAGTTGCTAGATATACTGCATTGCTTGCTACAGCAAAATTGCCAACTCCACATTTTGTAAAAAAACTAGGTGATGAGGAAGTGATATTTGAAGCGCAAGATGTGCTTAGCGATTTTCAAAAAAGTAAGCTTAGCAGTATCGCACTTGGTATGTATCAAGTATGCAATGAAAAAGATGGAACTGCATATAAAGTTACTCTATCTTCTCCTATTCCTCTTGCTTGCAAAACTGGAACTGCACAAGTTGTTGGGATTCCACAAGATATAATAAATAGGATTCCAGAAAGTCAAATGGAGTATTATCATAGATCTCATGCATGGATTACAGCATTTTTACCATATAAGAATCCAAAATATGTAATCACTATATTAGTTGAACATGGAGGTAGTAGCGGTAGAGCAACAGGACCAATTATTACAAATATAGTAAAAAAAATGAATGAACTTGGATATTTTAAAAATAATAATATGGATATAAAAAATTAA
- a CDS encoding N-acetyltransferase, protein MEVDKVEFKIIKPKIADIPNMRNLVLKEVQNGVILDRSEDEIANTIRSYKIIKNANDEIIAFSALYIYSMILGEIRSLIVKEDFRRKGLASLLINALIEDAKELGLKEILVLTYRREVFEKLDFKEIDKAKIPNHKIWADCIKCKRFPICDEIALIKTL, encoded by the coding sequence TTGATAAAGTAGAATTTAAAATTATAAAGCCAAAAATTGCTGATATACCAAATATGCGGAATCTTGTATTAAAAGAAGTTCAAAATGGAGTGATTTTAGATAGAAGTGAAGATGAGATTGCAAATACAATTCGCTCATACAAGATTATTAAAAATGCTAATGATGAGATTATCGCATTTAGTGCACTTTATATTTATTCTATGATTCTTGGTGAGATTAGATCATTAATAGTAAAAGAAGATTTTAGAAGAAAGGGGCTTGCTAGTTTGCTTATAAATGCCCTAATAGAAGATGCAAAAGAGTTAGGATTAAAAGAGATTCTAGTATTAACATATAGAAGAGAGGTTTTTGAAAAATTAGATTTTAAAGAGATTGATAAAGCAAAAATCCCAAATCATAAAATTTGGGCAGATTGTATAAAATGCAAGCGATTTCCTATATGCGACGAGATAGCACTTATCAAAACTTTGTAA